Proteins found in one Limnochordia bacterium genomic segment:
- a CDS encoding YlmC/YmxH family sporulation protein: MRDVVNIADGRKLGYIYDLDVDLQTGRINAIILPAPQKIFNFFGRGEDVQIPIEKIKKIGVDVILVELSPTVGT, from the coding sequence ATGCGGGATGTAGTGAATATTGCCGACGGTCGGAAACTAGGATATATCTACGATCTAGATGTGGACCTGCAAACGGGACGGATCAATGCAATCATTCTGCCCGCACCCCAGAAAATATTCAATTTCTTTGGCCGGGGTGAGGATGTACAGATACCCATTGAGAAAATCAAGAAAATTGGTGTTGATGTGATCTTGGTCGAACTGTCTCCGACTGTGGGAACATAA